The Tachysurus vachellii isolate PV-2020 chromosome 15, HZAU_Pvac_v1, whole genome shotgun sequence nucleotide sequence cactgcttttggttgcagTGTCTTTTcaccgattaacgttatagataaatgcatccagctctgactgtgcgTTGCAcatgcctgtgcttctccgtggAGCgtgcagtgattcgccaaacctcccttattgcagttgcacacatttcttctgattttattttgtagtaacgggtacgaagatgcttagtggaaatatagcggagcaaaagtatacattttatctaggaaatgtagtggactaaaagtgaaagttgacataaatttaaatagcgaagaaagtacagatacgtgaaatttctacttaagtacagtaacaaagtatttgtacttcgttacattacaacactgggcggaaaaaaacacatatataatatgttaCACAGGGCTGCCAACTTCTGAGTTCAGcttagggggtttttacacctggtcacttcatgtgttttctgtgatccgatagctatccgatcataaaaagaccaggtctaaatgcccaggatataaatctgatcgctcaaaccacttcaggaggtggtctgggacgcatttcagatgaaactggacaggtgtaaatgcatgtggttgttcaagccacatacgtcagcgctatactcctcccaaacggaagtacgtcactcgcaggtgactcgcgagtcatGCATCGCGGcagaaagaaacatgttttcccagcagtgctggctccgatttttcacccaggtgtctcgttgggtcttaaaatgcactgctgccgccagcaaaaatgcagcaaacagtaaatgctgttttttgtagcaaccacatgtgttccatttcaattaccccggaaatgaggtaaaatatatttgcattttgggcgggagtagaaagatcggattgatctccgattcgccaagacgcatttatgtggcctaatgtaaatgggaCAGTTTTAAcgaatcagatagatatcggatcagagaaaacacatgaagtgaccatgtataaaaaggcccttagagtGAGATTTTGGGGGGTGGGGCTTTGGTTATGGAGAGGGGCTTATGGAGGGGCGTGGcttgatgtgaaaaaaaatacaaacacaaaatccttgcattagcagaagtgtaATAAGTATAATTTCTCTTctggctctcaacgaaggcggtcgcattttctctccctctccctcccccttactttccctgctttgctccTCTCGTCTCATCTattgtcttatactttgagagactctccgcactgctctccaaactaaaaatCTGAATATGGATTTGCTGAACTGGTCTCTCAacgcaattgacaccatcttctcgacgagaagcttgggttcgggggaacctgactgccctgccggaacgttCGCAACTGGATATACGATGGATGCGTGGGAGAGGTGGCGGGTTGTGTGTCTGGCGGCTCTTTCCGTGGAGGCAattgaagatatctacctattcggaaccatgataacaggagttctactgattggattaggcattgcctTGGTTTatcaaaaaaatcagaaaacggtaacagctgTCCAAAACCTCCCAAGGCTGCCCGTCATGATTGATGCAGTAggcagagcggtcagcactgaggctgggactattaaccgcaatatggataacatcactaagaagctcactgctttggaaagaacaATGGATTGATttggagaccagaatggactaagagtgTAGTTGTGTAAATTGGAATCTGTCTATTCGccaagaccaaacaatcccaatcttatctgctttcagCTCCCCTCAACCACTGGCCTTagccaaggccgctgttggaacaacaattcccctggaagagcactTCAGCGAGATGCTCTTGCGTTCCTCCCCCCATttccacagacacctgctgattgttgactgaTCAAggctgtctccatggcaacttgctgtgtatcgctatgacaatcttgcggactgaggcaccgAGATTTGATGCCtggagcaacgactctccaggcctacacacttacatacatacacacatacacacacacacgtttaaagATATGCattcaccccccaccccccatcccacgccttcgccgctttgcaccaccagtctgacaagcgggtgtgtgaccagcgccgaagataaaggctgcaggacctgatggctgcttgcctgtgctggattacctctaCCCCCCACTCCTCTCCCCAGTTGCAAGTCgtgtgtttatggcgtactgtttatgtgcttatgttgctgaggtgtttttcctgttcccacactgtactccccaccggagcatagtctgggggttgttttttttctcctcccttccctcatgttatgctgtatttcttttcaattccctgtcttcctgtcctgtcccccccttgtcatattgtatgtattgtatgtatggacaggttgatggctaatttcgctggtacctgtgaccagtgacaataaaggctactactactactactactaatatgaTCCTCAccccaaacaaacagacacacatacaaaaacagacacacacacatacacactgtgacgGCGGTGCACGCACTGACACAAATTCCTGGAGAAAGAATAAAggcaataaaggctactactactactacataagtatatattgattgtcaaagtatttggtatctgtacagaatttcttgAGAGATTTACTCACtgacccactcactcactcactcattttctaccgcttatccgaatgcccgatgacacctgagataagcacaggctccccgtgagaGTTACATTAATTTAAACTGAATGCGTGAGAGTTGGCAGcctttttgtactgttttttatgataaagttatgtaaaataactgctcagtgctgcaaaacaaacaactctgctaatgctaacttaattctatataaactatataacagcataGGTCTATTAGTTACAGTGTGATTAATTAGAATCGACACATTGCTGCATGTACTACAATATTTTTTCCGGAAGCCTTCATAACATATTATGATGTTATAGCTTTTTTTCCACAGcccacaaaaaagaaaatcacaccTGACTCCAAAGGTTCCAAAACTTTCAAGAGCCGATTTGATAAACGGATTCAAAGAATCGATTCATTCCCAAACAACACACCAACACTATTTACCTCAGTGAAATCTCTAAGTCAGGGCCATTCAATTAGTTTGTCATGTGGGTCAGTTCATGAAAAGCGTCCCAAACAAGGGCCGTGTTGTATTTTGAACCTGCGCTAGAACATGAACTGAAATTTAAGTGCAAATAAATTAAGTTCACAATATGGAAAATATCATTGTTTCATGgtgttttttctctcacagGAGCGCATGCTCGCGTCACTCGAACAAAGTCACGACTGAAAAGTCGTGAAAGACAAAGACTGAACTGAGAGAAAATAGTTTATTAACAGTTTATTCTTCCACTTTTGAAGTCTGTCACCATATTATAAAGGATTGAGGAAGGTGTCTGAATAATTCCAGAGTGCACTGTATGTTAAGTGGACTGTTAAGCAGAAAATTGTTAAAGATATAAGATAATAAAGGTCTTTTACACACAGTAGGTTGTGTTTCCACCAGCAAGcagcacagaaagacagagcagTTTgagtaaagtttattatttctgaggagacattgaacatttttatatcaaCTATAATAAACCCATCCTAATAGTGCATACAGTTAAATAGTCTGTTTCTACATTCTGCATTCATTACTGTTCCAGTTTCTGCACACAAAATGTCCAGTGTAGCTCAGGGACAAATTAAATCTCACACCTCACTTAtagtttttataaacacttttactaacattttattttggatcACAAAACTTCACAGATGATTTATTACTCCACATCCTGACTCCAGCGtatagaggctgagtgaatgtggtgtggactctgtggaggagccTCATGGTGTAAGAGacgctgtagaaggacagagttcctgcactgtgatccacatacactcctattctggaGGACGATGGACCTCTGAGCTCAGTATAAATGTTGTTGCGCCAGAAAGAGTCAGAGGAAGAATAACACTCCAGACTCCAGGACTGACTGTTGTGTCCAAACAAACACTCATTACCCCGTCCTTTTCTGCTGATCTCTTTATATGACACTGATATGTCCACATCACCGCTCCtctccacctcccagtaacagcgtccacacacactctccttacacaacacctgaGTATAGAtgtcaaatctctctggatgatcAGAGTATCGCTGTTGTATCTTACTCCGTGTCACCACTCTGTTCTTCCCAGACAGAATGAGTCGATGATGTGCTGTGTTTGGATCCAGAGTCAGATaacagaaatctacagtaataaaatgtccACATGTTAGATGTTAATCACAGGATTTATAATAAGTGCGTGTGAGACACGTCTGTGTTTCTATCCTCCTAATGCAGCTCTATAAACATGGATCAGATTTAGATCAACAATACAGACAttttaacattgtgtgtgtctgtgtgtgtgtgtgtgtctgtgtctatgtgtgtgtgtgtgtgtgtgtgtgtgtgtgtgagtgagtgtgtgtctgtctgtgtgtgtgtctgtgtgtgtgtgtgtgtctgtgtgtgtgtgtgtgtgtgtgtgtaaaacttacACTGCAGAAAATCTTCTCTGCTCTTTGGTTCTGAAGGTAAAATCatctgaactgctgcagctttggagacacagagacaaaatggAGACAGAAAAATGATGTGGAAACAGTTTAAAGTGTGAATGAAAAATTTGCTTCCTCACGTTTATTTCAGACGTCAACAACATCACCATCTCAATTTATTCATCAGCTACAATTTTCTCCACAAATGTAAGATTTGTACTTTGTTTGTCTGCTAAATTGATCTTGATGTCATTTACAAGACTGATGCTAATACTGTGTGATTTTCTGCAGTCTTGTTCCTGCTTACTTCTTATTTCTGTTAGATGAATTTTATGGCTCTTTTTACTGTGATACAGaaacaatgtttgtttgttcaccttGTGGTCTGATTTTGTTGAATTTCTTCTCACAGATTTGCTTCActctttttttcagatctgagagagatttcCTCACTCCATCAAATGAGAGATGTTGCTTGACAGTGAAGCTGGGTGAGTCGTCACATccaggagaaacacagagagacgggaaactctacagagaggaaacacatcatagagaaggagaaaagtggaCGAGAGGAACGAATGAATCTCAGACtgaatcagaacaaagacacactTGTGATCTCAGACAGGAACATTTCTTGTTGCTATAATGAGCTTTTAGGAGGAAACTTTGTGAGGAACAGCGCcctctgtagatcagacagtgagtgttacctggaggaagtggaggtcatcgtgtgtgtgtgaaagctgctccagctcagtgaCTCTCCTCTTAAGATGAGCAATCTCCAGCTCCGTCACCTCCGAGCGCTTTTTCTCCATGGAGCTGATCATCTCAGTAAAGATCCTCTCACTGTCATCTACTGCTGCCTGTGAACGTATCTGtaaggacaaacacacacacacacacacacacacacacacacacacacacacacacacacacacacacacacacatgggcacacacagacacacacacacgggtacacacacatacacacacacacacacacacacacacacacacgcacgcacacacagatccaTTTAAAAAtcaactctttctctcacagtgactctataatgtgtgtgtttatgtgaatctCTCAGTTTCCTCCTCACCTTAATAATGTCCAcagtctgtttcagctcctgcaccttcttctgcttctcctggatCCTCTGCTGGGATTTTATCTGATCCTCCTTTAACTCATTCTGAGACCAAATAAAATAGGtttaattaatagaaataaaattaaaatacaaagaattgtagctgtaattaaataagaaacTACAATCACTGTCCCCagcacacatcatcacactcatcaccctcTCCTTTCCTGCTGATCTCTTTATATCAGACTGCTCTTAACATGGTGCCCTGTAATGATGTGGAGTCCCACCAGGGTGAACTCTCCTGGTTACCACCAGAGGCTCCTCAACCTGGATCAGGACAAATATATCTAGACCAAACTATGAGCAGAAGCTTCCCAGATCTCCAGCTCAGGgttctttttacatttccacAATCGCTTTCACTCACTCGTTTAGTTGAAGGTGTTGTTTGTACTCGAAAATGACCTTAAACATCTTCCACCGGTATTACACCATATGTTATatgtagatatatagtattttacatcttacattaatatttttaaattcattttaaactttaattatatgtattaatttatttatttttacttatttatttttattcttttttttcttcttatatatatttatttgttatttttctctcttctgtttctgtacttctgtaaagttgctttgagacaatatgaattgttaaaataaactgaattagaaattaaattagaatttgtagtgtgtgtgcatatataaatataaagtaaatataaatgtgtcttAAAGAAGCTTCAACACTTTTAGAGGTAAAACAATATGGACTTTGAAATCAGAATAAAGTGGCCCATGACACAACTGTTAAttgtcttcatcatcatcatcatcatcatcatcatcattgttatGCCGTTGGCTGTTTAAAGTACactgactggtctgagctgtttcgtctttacaaaacacactttcacttttaataaaaatccagCTTACACTGAATGACAGTCATATAACCAATCAGATCACCTCAACAGAAATTAGATTAGAAAtagaattgatttaaaaaagaataataatatccagttctcacctgttttttagttctttctgcTTTAGCTGAAACTGTATCATGACCTTTGTGTTGATCCATCGTACACAAGTAACAGATGAAGCTTTGGTCAGTACGACAGTAGATCTccatcagtttgtcatgttcagagcagatcttctctTGGAGCTCCTCACAGGCTTCAACTAACTTGTGCTTCTTAAAGGCAGGAGACTGATAGTGAGGTTTAAGATGATCTTCACAAAAGGAGGCCTGACAAACCAGACAGGACTTGAcggctttgtgttttctccctgtgcagaaatcacactccacatctccaggTCCAGCGTAACAGTGATCAGGAGAAGCAGCTTGGAGTTcagtcttcttcagtttctccaccacTTCAGCCAGCATGTTGTTCCTGTATAAAACAGGCCGTGGAGTGAAAGTCTCTCTAcactgaggacagctgtagATGCCCTTCACATCCTCCTGATCCCAGTGagcattaatacacaccttacagaaactgtgaccacaGGGAGTAGTCACTGGATCATTCAGGagatccagacacactggacagctgaagtgATCCTGACCTACTGAAATACTGGCCTCTGCCATTTTCCTgcactgagagagtgagtgggtttGTTGGTTTTCTAAGTTTTGTGTTAtagtgtaagagagaaagagaagctactgctttacagaaaaaaaggagcttaggttttttttaatcagaatcagaatcagaatcagaatcagaatcaggtttattggccaagtgtgttgatgttgacacacacaaggaatttggttccagcagtttgtgactctcaaaagtacagacataaataacactatactatacaaactatacaagaaaacaatgcagacgatgagatacaatatagacagactGAGTATGAAATATgaataaagaatgaataaaatatataaaatatgaatatagaatatgaacgatcagttatgtacataaagtgtgggagtgtaaataacaatattgtgtaatattatgctttttgtacaatatacagcagcagtagtgtgtaatatatacagatgatgtgatgactgacagtcctgataatgcagtacgatatgaagcagtgattgtctggggaaagaaactgttcctgtgtctggcagttttagtaagtaaagttctgtagcgcctgagagaagggaggagctgaaagaggttgtgtccagggtgtgaagggtcagtggtgatttttactgcccggtttctggttcttgtgccgtacaagtcctgggggtgggcagggggggcaccaattattttttctgcttttttactgtgcgttacggtctgtttctgtcctgtttagttgctgcaccaaaccagatggtgatggatgtgaacaggacagattcaatgactgcagtgtagaacagcatcaacagctcctgtggcagaccaaacttccttaattgatgtagaaagtacatcctctgctgggcctttttgatgatggagtttatgttgcgctcccatttcaggtcttgggaaatggtagtgcacagaaacttgaagacacagatgacacagggctgttagatattgtgaggggggagtagtgttgaggggtctttcccaagtccactatcatctccacagttttgagggtgtttagctccagactgttcagactgcaccatagcaccagccacTTCACCTCCTGCTGGTATGCAGAATCATTGCCATCTTGTatgagaccgatgagcgtagtatcatctgcaaatttcagtaGTTTAACGTTTTAATATAATGAATCTCCTTTGTGATTTAAGTTTTTATtaattgaaatgattttttttttcatgtatttgaaTAAGGTAAATACTGTAGggtggcacagtggcttagtggttagcacgttcgcctcacacctccagggttgggggttcgattcccgcctccgccttgtgtgtgtggagtttgcatgttctccccatgcctcgggggtttcctccgggtactctggtttcctcccccggtccaaagacatgcatggtaggttgattggcatctctggaaaattgtccgtagtgtgtgattgcgtgagtgaatgagagtgtgtgtgtgccctgtgatgggttggcactccgtccagggtgcaccctgccttgatgcccgatgacgcctgagataggcacaggctccccgtgacccgaggtagttcggataagcggtagaaaatgagtgagagagtgagtactATTCCACCAACCTGGAAACAGGACAAATAAATGAGACACAAACTCTGCGTCCGTTTTACATCTCACTCAGCCAttgatatatacactagatgtcgccttgtatagggcagtacattggagcgaatgcatcaactgagccgccatcttggtacgggggaccccctcctcttaatgcattagcgtcaatgtaggcaaagaaataaaatcaccataaattgtcatgaatgcgatttctagtttttttttggttcgttccaaaggtcagacatgtatttgtCATTAAGTCCAGGGAAaaattaaggttttgatattaagataatctactttttcacaatataatgcatagtgctagtaggtctaagtttattacttacattcttccacttgagtaaacttcaaatgaacaatcactactttccttatagcctactgcatgtaacactgctacagtacaatggtgtgactatacatgttcatttatacatttaaattggattggtttgatatgatacacaaagcaatttgcaggtggaagaaAATCACAAATTCAAGAGGAACATAAtttgaaagttagatagttgaggtgccaaagaccgtccaatcttttatttattcttttccagTAATAcatttgccacattaaataagtatgtactaaagtcacataaaccaaaaaaaaccccacaaagtttgactttgaggctgaactgccaacctacagtaactggtgacatctttccaggactgtcagctgaattaaccatttaaaaaaaaagtgtttagtgctgcaactgcaactcgtctctgtttatcacttgggactctacaaacagattcagattcagattattttatttaataccatgtcagcaatcagaAGCTATTTTcttggcaaaaattcaattacaaaaacacaaatcatataaatcatataaatgcaataaaaacaaaacaaatatgaacagcaagtcatattatacattttttaaattaacatacgataaaaaaatccaaaaccttttcaggcataatgtcattaaatttgTCCTTAAGtcaagtaacttgataaaagagcattctgcttgtgttaagtccaggacaatctaataaaatatgtttgacagataagggaatcttacagaacatacataaagttgggtcttttcacctttaagcaaaaaaagcatgggtcaatttttaatgtccttattaagagcttcggaatctacaaacattgtctgttttcctaactgtcacaaactaatgagtaactagcatggattagctgcggtcgttaaccaaggactgaaacaaaccaacggaacaagaaatataatttcctagcATTcagtatcataaaacacattctcacttgtgaaatgtaatcccttgctgtctggtttttagatttctttcgtttgaacaaccaaatgcagcacagaagtccggcatcatccatgcatttgaggtaaaggagcaccgtacaaagatggcggcggttttgacgcatttttaggaccccaatgcgacaactagtgtatagatatctatgtcACTCAGCAGAAAGAGGAGAACCGCAAAGCGGACCAAACTGAAGCAAAGCCCCCTGGAGCACAATAAGTGCCACACTACCCCTGCTGGTGAACTCCACAATTACTCCTGACAtctgtataaattattttagtgCAAGGATGGTGGAACCAGGTTCATTACTCCTGAACAAATATTCGaaaacattaattataaaattacaGAAACTACCACAAATGTGATAACATTTTAGTGTGCGCATCACAAAGTCAGTgcacacaaacaatacaaaacactacaagacaatacacaaaagcagcactgaccagAGTACATACGATATTTTCtatagtacatgtgcaaaatactggaatgaacacttatgAGGTATTGTATTGAATTGTGCATTGTATTGAATCATTGCCATCTTGTatgagaccgatgagcgtagtatcatctgcaaatttcagtaGTTTAACGTTTTAATATAATGAATCTCCTTTGTGATTTAAGTTTTTATtaattgaaatgatttttttttttcatgtatttgaaTAAGGTAAATACTGTAGggtggcacagtggcttagtggttagcacgttcgcctcacacctccagggttgggggttcgattcccgcctccgccttgtgtgtgtggagtttgcatgttctccccatgcctcgggggtttcctccgggtactctggtttcctcccccggtccaaagacatgcatggtaggttgattggcatctctggaaaattgtccgtagtgtgtgattgcgtgagtgaatgagagtgtgtgtgtgccctgtgatgggttggcactccgtccagggtgcaccctgccttgatgcccgatgacgcctgagataggcacaggctccccgtgacccgaggtagttcggataagcggtagaaaatgagtgagagagtgagtactATTCCACCAACCTGGAAACAGGACAAATAAATGAGACACAAACTCTGCGTCCGTTTTACATCTCACTCAGCCAttgatatatacactagatgtcgccttgtatagggcagtacattggagcgaatgcatcaactgagccgccatcttggtacgggggaccccctcctcttaatgcattagcgtcaatgtaggcaaagaaataaaatcaccataaattgtcatgaatgcgatttctagtttttttttggttcgttccaaaggtcagacatgtatttgtCATTAAGTCCAGGGAAaaattaaggttttgatattaagataatctactttttcacaatataatgcatagtgctagtaggtctaagtttattacttacattcttccacttgagtaaacttcaaatgaacaatcactactttccttatagcctactgcatgtaacactgctacagtacaatggtgtgactatacatgttcatttatacatttaaattggattggtttgatatgatacacaaagcaatttgcaggtggaagaaAATCACAAATTCAAGAGGAACATAAtttgaaagttagatagttgaggtgccaaagaccgtccaatcttttatttattcttttccagTAATAcatttgccacattaaataagtatgtactaaagtcacataaaccaaaaaaaaacccacaaagtttgactttgaggctgaactgccaacctacagtaactggtgacatctttccaggactgtcagctgaattaaccatttaaaaaaaaagtgtttagtgctgcaactgcaactcgtct carries:
- the LOC132857815 gene encoding E3 ubiquitin/ISG15 ligase TRIM25-like is translated as MAEASISVGQDHFSCPVCLDLLNDPVTTPCGHSFCKVCINAHWDQEDVKGIYSCPQCRETFTPRPVLYRNNMLAEVVEKLKKTELQAASPDHCYAGPGDVECDFCTGRKHKAVKSCLVCQASFCEDHLKPHYQSPAFKKHKLVEACEELQEKICSEHDKLMEIYCRTDQSFICYLCTMDQHKGHDTVSAKAERTKKQNELKEDQIKSQQRIQEKQKKVQELKQTVDIIKIRSQAAVDDSERIFTEMISSMEKKRSEVTELEIAHLKRRVTELEQLSHTHDDLHFLQSFPSLCVSPGCDDSPSFTVKQHLSFDGVRKSLSDLKKRVKQICEKKFNKIRPQAAAVQMILPSEPKSREDFLQYFCYLTLDPNTAHHRLILSGKNRVVTRSKIQQRYSDHPERFDIYTQVLCKESVCGRCYWEVERSGDVDISVSYKEISRKGRGNECLFGHNSQSWSLECYSSSDSFWRNNIYTELRGPSSSRIGVYVDHSAGTLSFYSVSYTMRLLHRVHTTFTQPLYAGVRMWSNKSSVKFCDPK